In the Halococcus salsus genome, AAACGCTCTGTGAGCTCATTTTCCGTTTGGCGACGTATCTCACCTGTTGTTCGCAAATCGATTCGTCCAAGCGTTTTTGTATCGGTACCTGAGTTGCTGTAACTCTCGACGTTCGCACGCACTTCCTTGATTAACTCTTCTCGCTCAATATTGGACTGCTCCCGGAGGCGTTCGACAAGGATAGTAGTGTCCGCAAGAGCCTCTCGGAGCTCGTCGTCAGGCACGTCTTCAAACATCAAGGCGAGCTGGTGATCCGGGTAGTCAGCAAGGAGTTGAAAATCAAGGAAGCCCGACTTTATGCGCTCACGAATCCGTTGCTGGTCTCGGTGTTTCTTGGCTTCGTTGAGTTCCGCGAAGTCGTTTTGAATCCGGTTTCGCTGTGTTTTCGTGAGCAGCGATGCGGACTTGCCGGCCATATTCCGTTTATCAGTGACTCAGGGGTTATATCTGCTGGTTGCTAGGGATTTAGAGATACCTCTGTATCGGAATATCACTCCGCTGTGCGTTCTCTCCCAAGGAATATCCTACTGACTATCCGACAGACGAATTGTGCCGAAAACTACGGTGTAGGGCCGTACATTGACGATATTCGATACAAACAATCACCTCGGTTTAATGTGGGGTGGAGAATAGCCAACATCGCATGAAGGCAACCCTAACGATTGACTCGAAAGAGCACTTTCGTGGGAGGAGAGAGCAGCGATGACAGTACCCGGACATCATCTCCTTCAGTTCTATGCGAACCACGGAGGGACACCATTACTGAATGAGATGATGGTGTTCGTAGCAGAGAATTTCGTGTATCTGGTCCCGATTGCACTTCTCTATCTCTGGCTCTCCTCTGGAGAGGAGCGAGCTGACTCCAGTTTCAGAATGGCGCTCGTTCCGGCATGGTTCACTGCTGAGGATGGAAAATCGAAATCGGTGTTCATCTTCGTTACGATCGCCGTGAGCCTCATTATCTCGTACGGAATGGGCCAGCTCTATGCCCATCCTGCGCCGTACGTGATAAGCCAGCAGACGCT is a window encoding:
- a CDS encoding undecaprenyl-diphosphatase; this translates as MTVPGHHLLQFYANHGGTPLLNEMMVFVAENFVYLVPIALLYLWLSSGEERADSSFRMALVPAWFTAEDGKSKSVFIFVTIAVSLIISYGMGQLYAHPAPYVISQQTLLGGVPENSFPSQHTTVMFAFAWPLLYLQERWRDGLIGVVLASLVGVSRVYVGVHYPIDIVGAIGASLLGFALVYVARGPVMTFADQCVRIEEYVSGLVT